In Lates calcarifer isolate ASB-BC8 linkage group LG15, TLL_Latcal_v3, whole genome shotgun sequence, one genomic interval encodes:
- the cep85 gene encoding centrosomal protein of 85 kDa isoform X2: MPSTAGAPASKPQSCVQEDGLSSLEGHRSSSGSRTPSGSTSKSSSLSKSASSPNLDAQTGVGGDPLGPKPDCLSRYRSLVNGLDHSLFPSDHTRLDEGQRFDTPAVEPTLNQSALLGGLCPDVRLRLQASGIRDSPDCVSDAYRGGMDHSYKVLPEARPGVPGTAETSNQRGSQPGAAGSAGVYASPLSLQTQALLREHSGSKGYEPLRQDRCSELSSWQQQQQHKQQLESLRLQLEQMQLMSSGVGQYPSLYSNPVHSESGKWDALVKASESLLKEKELIIERQKQHMAQLEQRLRESELQVHGALLGRGASYGDMCMLRLQEAQRENAFLRAQFTERTDCVALEKAEAERRLGAVEAETRRLTDSLKETCERHAEEMKKQEERIRSRDKHINNLKKKCQKEAELKRENQQRIETLERYLADLPTLEDYQSQNKQLLEAEQQAAQLQEKVKELEVCLETTRSQLREKDAQLEEQKRRERDLLTTITDMQQRVQQGLEDGARLPSLDIEKLRGENNALREEQQRLKKVIEKQHRMMEQLGSQIQALEEQISQEESSSQALREEVLAKEQNVLELHTAMKELSAQNQELMEQNLTLQEQMSDPEQRSTNQASSALQPAGARLTQRLHVEIASCLSDLRSLCSILTQRAQGQDPNLSLLLGITSPPPVAEQDEDWMSPEVLQKKLVEAQQLRRDVEELRNVILDRYAQDMGENCITQ, encoded by the exons ATGCCATCCACGGCCGGAGCCCCGGCCTCTAAGCCCCAGTCATGCGTCCAGGAGGACGGCCTTTCCTCGCTTGAGGGTCACAGGTCTTCCTCTGGCTCCAGGACCCCAAGCGGTTCCACCTCAaagtcttcctctctctccaagTCGGCATCTTCGCCCAACTTGGATGCTCAGACTGGCGTGGGAGGCGATCCCTTGGGGCCAAAGCCAGACTGCCTGAGCCGCTACCGCAGCCTTGTCAATGGACTGGACCACTCGCTTTTCCCCTCAGATCACACACGGTTGGACGAGGGCCAGAGGTTTGACACTCCTGCCGTAGAACCTACGCTAAATCAGTCAGCCCTGTTGGGGGGGTTATGCCCTGATGTCAGACTCCGATTACAGGCGAGTGGGATTAGAGACAGCCCAGACTGTGTGTCTGACGCCTACAGAGGAGGCATGGATCACAGCTATAAGGTTCTGCCTGAAGCTAGGCCTGGGGTTCCCGGCACAGCAGAAACCTCTAATCAGAGGGGCAGTCAGCCTGGTGCAGCCGGATCTGCTGGAGTTTATGCGAGCCCTCTCAGCCTGCAGACACAGGCTCTGCTGAGGGAGCATTCAGGCTCCAAGGGTTACGAACCACTGCGGCAGGACAGATGTAGTGAACTATCCAGCtggcagcaacaacagcagcataaGCAGCAACTGGAGAGTTTACGCCTGCAATTGGAACAAATGCAG TTAATGAGCTCTGGAGTTGGTCAGTACCCATCTCTGTACTCAAACCCTGTTCACTCAGAGTCTGGCAAGTGGGACGCTCTGGTTAAAGCCAGTGAGAGTCTGTTAAAGGAGAAGGAGCTCATCATCGAGAG ACAAAAGCAGCACATGGCCCAGTTGGAGCAGCGTCTGAGGGAAAGTGAGCTGCAGGTCCATGGAGCCCTCTTGGGCCGGGGGGCTTCTTACGGGGATATGTGCATGCTGCGGCTCCAG GAGGCTCAGAGAGAGAACGCCTTTCTGAGAGCACAGTTTACTGAGCGCACGGACTGCGTCGCCCTGGAGAAGGCGGAGGCAGAGCGCAGATTGGGAGCAGTCGAGGCAGAGACACGCCGACTAACTGACAGTCTGAAGGAGACCTGTGAGAGACAtgcagaggagatgaagaaacaggaagagagg ATACGCAGTCGAGACAAGCACATCAACAACCTGAAAAAGAAGTGTCAGAAGGAGGCAGAGCTAAAGAGAGAGAACCAGCAGCGTATTGAGACTCTGGAGCGATATCTGGCTGACCTGCCCACCTTGGAGGACTACCAGAGCCAAAACAAGCAG ctCCTGGAGGCTGAGCAGCAGGCAGCCCAACtacaggagaaagtaaaagaaTTAGAGGTCTGTCTAGAGACGACGCGCTCACAGCTACGGGAGAAAGACGcacagctggaggagcagaagCGCAGGGAGAGAGACCTGCTGACCACCATCACTGA TATGCAGCAGCGGGTGCAGCAGGGCCTTGAGGATGGAGCCAGACTGCCGTCTCTAGATATTGAGAAGCTCAGAGGAGAGAACAATGCTTTGAGAGAGGAACAGCAAAGACTCAAAAAG GTCATTGAGAAGCAACACAGAATGATGGAACAGCTCGGCTCCCAAATCCAG gctTTGGAGGAACAGATATCTCAGGAAGAGAGCAGCTCTCAGGCTCTCAGAGAAGAGGTGTTGGCTAAAGAGCAGAATGTATTAGAACTCCACACAGCCATGAAAGAG CTGTCAGCTCAGAACCAGGAGCTGATGGAGCAGAATCTGACCCTGCAGGAGCAGATGAGCGATCCAGAGCAGAGGAGCACTAACCAGGCCTCCTCTGCCCTGCAGCCAGCCGGGGCTCGTCTCACACAGAGGCTCCACGTAGAGATCGCCTCCTGCCTCAGTGACCTGCGCTCCCTGTGCAGCATCCTGACCCAGAGAGCTCAGGGACAAGACCCCAATCTCTCCCTGCTGCTTGGTATCACAT cACCTCCCCCAGTGGCAGAGCAGGACGAGGACTGGATGAGTCCAGAGGTGCTGCAGAAGAAGCTCGTCGAAGCTCAACAGCTCCGTCGAGACGTCGAGGAACTACGTAACGTAATACTGGACCGTTACGCACAGGACATGGGAGAGAACTGCATCACCCAATAA
- the ubxn11 gene encoding UBX domain-containing protein 11: MSSPLSMLKKTRRTPLQGPMNEHWDRDRQKVPFRRNLLKEFQAALVDSNGDDSSDPNRPQTSRTLASDPSSSKSKAPLKKAAPPSDFELMSAMMQRVTLLEKKVKSQAQEIECKNKKISALEEKLRVQRESEFRDLSGRDDLERRCQQLQNQVHEMENFLDDYGLIWVGDGETSDSAECEQTHSSGRGLWQPGTSGVRDFHMNFDLVLQRIKELNVLAGEGESFVQSTARGAQLAKKDPIQLRLYSNGIVMFDGPFRSYQEHSTQHCMQDLMDGYFPSELQERFPNGVPFEVHDRRDEEFILRLPWDKFPGEGQAVCGESSNVASSQIPGKKLTTDQFLRRLPKVVVKAGRVIDIRDSLRATLQGSSDTQSNDSVILINTPALQAMKERLQTHSSDRPSSARDVITLKVKSEDGNCTYVLRMCFSETIAHLRQYLDKHRGSGLPGYDIISAYPQCCYDDDCRTLQSCGLTTNATLLLRKRQNPHSLMGVNKINL, encoded by the exons ATGAGCTCACCTTTATCGATGCTGAAGAAAACAAGGCGCACTCCGCTGCAGGGCCCTATGAATGAGCATTG GGacagggacagacagaaagtgcCTTTCAGGAGGAATCTGTTAAAAG AGTTTCAGGCAGCTTTGGTGGACAGCAATGGTGACGATTCATCTGATCCAAACCGTCCTCAAACCTCTCGTACTCTGGCAAGCGATCCCTCCTCTTCAAAGTCAAAAGCCCCATTAAAGAAAg CTGCTCCACCGAGCGACTTTGAGCTCATGTCTGCCATGATGCAGCGGGTGACTCTGCTGGAGAAGAAAGTGAAGAGCCAAGCGCAGGAGATCGAGTGCAAG AATAAAAAGATCTCTGCTTTGGAGGAGAAGCTAAGGGTTCAGAGAGAATCAG AGTTTAGAGATCTGAGTGGCAGAGATGATCTTGAAAGAAGGTGCCAACAACTGCAGAATCAAGTGCATGAAATGGAA AACTTTCTAGATGACTATGGTTTGATCTGGGTGGGAGATGGGGAGACCAGTGACTCAGCTGAGTGtgagcagacacacagctcaggtAGAGGCCTCTGGCAGCCAG GCACCTCTGGGGTCAGGGATTTCCACATGAACTTTGACCTTGTGCTGCAGAGGATCAAGGAGCTGAATGTCCTGGCAGGGGAGGGTGAGTCTTTTGTGCAGTCTACAGCCAGGGGGGCACAGCTGGCCAAGAAGGATCCTATTCAGCTCAGGCTCTACAGCAACGGCATCGTCATGTTCGATGGCCCTTTCCGCTCGTATCAGGAGCACAGCACCCAG CACTGCATGCAAGATCTGATGGATGGGTATTTTCCATCTGAGCTTCAGGAGAGATTTCCAAATGGCGTTCCTTTTGAA GTTCACGACAGGCGAGATGAGGAATTTATCCTCAGGCTACCGTGGGATAAATTTCCTGGTGAAGGACAGGCTGTTTGTGGGGAATCATCGAATGTTGCTAGCTCTCAAATACCTG GCAAGAAACTGACCACAGATCAGTTCCTGAGGAGGCTGCCCAAGGTGGTGGTCAAAGCGGGTCGAGTGATTGATATCAGGGACTCACTGAGGGCAACCCTGCAG GGTTCATCTGACACCCAGAGCAACGACTCAGTGATCCTCATAAATACACCAGCACTGCAGGCGATGAAAGAGAG GCTGCAGACGCACAGCTCTGACCGGCCTTCGTCCGCCCGTGATGTCATCACACTCAAGGTCAAGTCAGAGGATGGGAATTGTACTTACGTCTTGAGAATGTGTTTCTCAGAAACAATCGCCCACCTGAGACAGTATCTGGACAAACACCG AGGCAGTGGTCTCCCAGGTTATGACATCATCAGCGCGTACCCACAGTGCTGCTACGATGATGACTGCAGGACGCTGCAATCGTGTGGACTCACGACTAACGCAACTCTGCTGCTGCGAAAGAGACAAAACCCTCATTCATTGATGggagtaaataaaataaacctatAA
- the cep85 gene encoding centrosomal protein of 85 kDa isoform X1 → MTTSQRYIQSKPAARFADMEWQTPAVSEKFQSRFGRRPGTSDSGDTGLGTSASDSTEDFCSSSSSPSFQPIRSQIPIPTAHVMPSTAGAPASKPQSCVQEDGLSSLEGHRSSSGSRTPSGSTSKSSSLSKSASSPNLDAQTGVGGDPLGPKPDCLSRYRSLVNGLDHSLFPSDHTRLDEGQRFDTPAVEPTLNQSALLGGLCPDVRLRLQASGIRDSPDCVSDAYRGGMDHSYKVLPEARPGVPGTAETSNQRGSQPGAAGSAGVYASPLSLQTQALLREHSGSKGYEPLRQDRCSELSSWQQQQQHKQQLESLRLQLEQMQLMSSGVGQYPSLYSNPVHSESGKWDALVKASESLLKEKELIIERQKQHMAQLEQRLRESELQVHGALLGRGASYGDMCMLRLQEAQRENAFLRAQFTERTDCVALEKAEAERRLGAVEAETRRLTDSLKETCERHAEEMKKQEERIRSRDKHINNLKKKCQKEAELKRENQQRIETLERYLADLPTLEDYQSQNKQLLEAEQQAAQLQEKVKELEVCLETTRSQLREKDAQLEEQKRRERDLLTTITDMQQRVQQGLEDGARLPSLDIEKLRGENNALREEQQRLKKVIEKQHRMMEQLGSQIQALEEQISQEESSSQALREEVLAKEQNVLELHTAMKELSAQNQELMEQNLTLQEQMSDPEQRSTNQASSALQPAGARLTQRLHVEIASCLSDLRSLCSILTQRAQGQDPNLSLLLGITSPPPVAEQDEDWMSPEVLQKKLVEAQQLRRDVEELRNVILDRYAQDMGENCITQ, encoded by the exons ATTTCTGCAGTTCTAGCAGCAGCCCGTCTTTCCAACCCATCCGCAGTCAGATCCCCATTCCCACTGCACATGTCATGCCATCCACGGCCGGAGCCCCGGCCTCTAAGCCCCAGTCATGCGTCCAGGAGGACGGCCTTTCCTCGCTTGAGGGTCACAGGTCTTCCTCTGGCTCCAGGACCCCAAGCGGTTCCACCTCAaagtcttcctctctctccaagTCGGCATCTTCGCCCAACTTGGATGCTCAGACTGGCGTGGGAGGCGATCCCTTGGGGCCAAAGCCAGACTGCCTGAGCCGCTACCGCAGCCTTGTCAATGGACTGGACCACTCGCTTTTCCCCTCAGATCACACACGGTTGGACGAGGGCCAGAGGTTTGACACTCCTGCCGTAGAACCTACGCTAAATCAGTCAGCCCTGTTGGGGGGGTTATGCCCTGATGTCAGACTCCGATTACAGGCGAGTGGGATTAGAGACAGCCCAGACTGTGTGTCTGACGCCTACAGAGGAGGCATGGATCACAGCTATAAGGTTCTGCCTGAAGCTAGGCCTGGGGTTCCCGGCACAGCAGAAACCTCTAATCAGAGGGGCAGTCAGCCTGGTGCAGCCGGATCTGCTGGAGTTTATGCGAGCCCTCTCAGCCTGCAGACACAGGCTCTGCTGAGGGAGCATTCAGGCTCCAAGGGTTACGAACCACTGCGGCAGGACAGATGTAGTGAACTATCCAGCtggcagcaacaacagcagcataaGCAGCAACTGGAGAGTTTACGCCTGCAATTGGAACAAATGCAG TTAATGAGCTCTGGAGTTGGTCAGTACCCATCTCTGTACTCAAACCCTGTTCACTCAGAGTCTGGCAAGTGGGACGCTCTGGTTAAAGCCAGTGAGAGTCTGTTAAAGGAGAAGGAGCTCATCATCGAGAG ACAAAAGCAGCACATGGCCCAGTTGGAGCAGCGTCTGAGGGAAAGTGAGCTGCAGGTCCATGGAGCCCTCTTGGGCCGGGGGGCTTCTTACGGGGATATGTGCATGCTGCGGCTCCAG GAGGCTCAGAGAGAGAACGCCTTTCTGAGAGCACAGTTTACTGAGCGCACGGACTGCGTCGCCCTGGAGAAGGCGGAGGCAGAGCGCAGATTGGGAGCAGTCGAGGCAGAGACACGCCGACTAACTGACAGTCTGAAGGAGACCTGTGAGAGACAtgcagaggagatgaagaaacaggaagagagg ATACGCAGTCGAGACAAGCACATCAACAACCTGAAAAAGAAGTGTCAGAAGGAGGCAGAGCTAAAGAGAGAGAACCAGCAGCGTATTGAGACTCTGGAGCGATATCTGGCTGACCTGCCCACCTTGGAGGACTACCAGAGCCAAAACAAGCAG ctCCTGGAGGCTGAGCAGCAGGCAGCCCAACtacaggagaaagtaaaagaaTTAGAGGTCTGTCTAGAGACGACGCGCTCACAGCTACGGGAGAAAGACGcacagctggaggagcagaagCGCAGGGAGAGAGACCTGCTGACCACCATCACTGA TATGCAGCAGCGGGTGCAGCAGGGCCTTGAGGATGGAGCCAGACTGCCGTCTCTAGATATTGAGAAGCTCAGAGGAGAGAACAATGCTTTGAGAGAGGAACAGCAAAGACTCAAAAAG GTCATTGAGAAGCAACACAGAATGATGGAACAGCTCGGCTCCCAAATCCAG gctTTGGAGGAACAGATATCTCAGGAAGAGAGCAGCTCTCAGGCTCTCAGAGAAGAGGTGTTGGCTAAAGAGCAGAATGTATTAGAACTCCACACAGCCATGAAAGAG CTGTCAGCTCAGAACCAGGAGCTGATGGAGCAGAATCTGACCCTGCAGGAGCAGATGAGCGATCCAGAGCAGAGGAGCACTAACCAGGCCTCCTCTGCCCTGCAGCCAGCCGGGGCTCGTCTCACACAGAGGCTCCACGTAGAGATCGCCTCCTGCCTCAGTGACCTGCGCTCCCTGTGCAGCATCCTGACCCAGAGAGCTCAGGGACAAGACCCCAATCTCTCCCTGCTGCTTGGTATCACAT cACCTCCCCCAGTGGCAGAGCAGGACGAGGACTGGATGAGTCCAGAGGTGCTGCAGAAGAAGCTCGTCGAAGCTCAACAGCTCCGTCGAGACGTCGAGGAACTACGTAACGTAATACTGGACCGTTACGCACAGGACATGGGAGAGAACTGCATCACCCAATAA